The following proteins are co-located in the Gemmatimonadales bacterium genome:
- a CDS encoding CRISPR-associated endonuclease Cas3'' — MQLVSDRAALYATAFGAADEARVAGLMHDLGKYSERFLARLRGEERGLDHWTPGAVLARKRYGTNGTAVSVAVLGHHIGMDHAGPGLTAELRSVLQNPPRNVTESDLSVLVERLRADGLTIPEELRGSVYRAGSPSVASMLDIRMLFSALVDADYVETEAHFDGTAAQPRRYRPDGPPLRAARALELLLDGAERVRRGGRAE; from the coding sequence TTGCAGCTGGTGTCAGACCGAGCTGCCCTCTATGCCACGGCATTCGGTGCCGCCGATGAAGCACGGGTCGCTGGACTGATGCATGACCTTGGCAAGTACAGCGAGCGCTTTCTGGCGCGATTGCGTGGAGAGGAACGGGGCCTGGATCACTGGACCCCGGGAGCCGTTCTCGCCCGAAAGCGCTACGGCACCAATGGCACCGCCGTCTCAGTGGCGGTCCTCGGCCACCACATCGGAATGGACCACGCTGGCCCCGGGCTCACCGCCGAACTGAGGAGCGTACTGCAGAATCCGCCGCGGAATGTCACGGAGTCGGATCTGTCGGTCCTCGTTGAACGCCTCCGCGCGGATGGGCTGACCATCCCGGAGGAACTGAGGGGGTCCGTCTACAGAGCCGGCAGTCCGTCCGTTGCGTCCATGCTGGACATTCGCATGCTATTCTCGGCGCTGGTGGATGCCGACTACGTGGAGACGGAAGCGCACTTCGACGGGACGGCAGCGCAGCCGAGGCGGTATCGGCCGGACGGTCCGCCCCTGCGTGCCGCACGGGCGCTGGAGCTTCTCCTCGACGGCGCCGAGCGAGTCCGGCGAGGAGGACGCGCCGAGTGA